From a region of the Paramagnetospirillum magnetotacticum MS-1 genome:
- a CDS encoding universal stress protein has protein sequence MSAFKSILVPVEAEMSAAIPLDTALRLAGRFSSHVTGLHVRSDPTNAVPLVGEGMSGAMVEEMIGIAETQAAQRAKLARAAFDAALARNGTPLVDTPPVDGVSAEWVEVVGREEDVITWRGRVSDMVVFNHPGGEAEVAAMITLNTALMACGRPLLLCPAEPAPLPGTNVCIAWNGSAEAARAVAFAMPFLQGASAVTILTVAEHAGGPAPAGDLETYLAWNGICATTTIIQASSSHAGEELLRQTRQVGADLLVMGAYTHSRLRQLILGGVTRHVISHAQLHVLMCH, from the coding sequence ATGTCCGCCTTCAAATCCATTCTGGTTCCGGTCGAGGCCGAAATGTCCGCCGCCATTCCCCTGGATACCGCCTTGCGTCTGGCTGGGCGCTTTTCCAGTCATGTGACCGGCCTGCATGTGCGCTCCGATCCCACCAACGCCGTGCCGCTGGTGGGCGAGGGAATGTCGGGCGCCATGGTCGAGGAGATGATCGGCATCGCCGAAACCCAGGCCGCCCAACGGGCCAAACTGGCCCGTGCCGCCTTTGATGCCGCCCTGGCCCGCAACGGGACGCCGCTGGTCGATACGCCGCCGGTGGATGGGGTATCGGCGGAATGGGTCGAAGTGGTCGGGCGCGAGGAGGATGTGATCACCTGGCGCGGCCGGGTGTCGGATATGGTCGTGTTCAACCATCCCGGCGGCGAAGCCGAGGTGGCCGCCATGATCACGCTGAACACGGCGCTGATGGCCTGCGGCCGTCCGCTGCTGCTCTGCCCAGCCGAACCGGCGCCGCTGCCCGGCACCAATGTCTGCATCGCCTGGAACGGCAGCGCCGAAGCGGCCCGCGCCGTGGCCTTCGCCATGCCCTTCCTGCAAGGCGCCTCTGCGGTGACCATCCTGACCGTGGCCGAGCATGCGGGCGGCCCCGCCCCGGCCGGGGATCTGGAGACCTATCTGGCCTGGAACGGGATCTGCGCCACCACCACCATCATTCAGGCATCCTCCTCCCATGCGGGCGAGGAATTGCTGCGCCAGACCCGCCAAGTGGGCGCCGATCTGCTGGTGATGGGGGCCTACACCCATTCGCGCCTGCGCCAGTTGATCCTGGGCGGCGTTACCCGCCATGTCATTTCCCATGCGCAGCTGCATGTGCTGATGTGCCACTGA